One genomic segment of Carassius carassius chromosome 21, fCarCar2.1, whole genome shotgun sequence includes these proteins:
- the LOC132097922 gene encoding serine/threonine-protein kinase PLK2-like, with translation MRCLGCLIMDTVRSFTDDRSHTPYRVFLARDAVRLEQTRAALWYKSKETRRSSSTVTAHTVTHRAVETLRNTSYPAVTTHNDKMCELNKISEQGWKKSEDNSRTGTEYSRIITDPNTGKCYCRGKVLGKGGFAKCYEMTDLSSSKVYAAKIIPHSRVSKPHQREKINREIDLHRALSHKHIVHFYHHFEDKDNIYILLEYCSRRSLAHILKARKVLTEPEVRYYLKQTVSALKYLHDLEILHRDLKLGNLFVNDSMELKVGDFGLAAKLEPVSNRRKTICGTPNYLSPEVLNKQGHGWESDVWALGCVMYTMLLGKPPFETTNLKDTYRCIREARYIIPASLSLPAKQLISGMLAQNPVDRPHLDDIIRHEFFTQGFMPETLPVSCCHSTPDFHISSPAKSFFKKAAAALFGGKKDKAKYYENINRLAKEEEEIFKLRQDFRKSSISNQITTHSSEEGGNPSAPTRKPVTQATAGRPQTRDTIHLIVRGSLGSCSSSSECLEDSTTGTVAEAVISVLRGCLEHMPKADSLPRGNGCNSLKWVTKWVDYSNKYGFGYQLSDNTVGVLFNNGTHMSLLSDKKTVYQYAALSQRSVFSVTEVPENAVAQVTILKYFSHYMEENLMDGGDMISEQDTQKTRIYLLQWLKSDRALLMLFNDGTFQVNFYHDHTKLILCTQQDEYLLTYINEERTSTTFQLSTLLSTGCTADLRSRLEYALNMLLQRCN, from the exons ATGAGGTGTCTAGGATGTTTAATAATGGATACAGTGAGGTCGTTCACAGATGACAGATCTCACACACCATATAGGGTCTTCCTCGCTCGTGACGCAGTTCGTCTAGAGCAGACGCGCGCGGCGCTGTGGTATAAAAGCAAGGAGACACGCCGGTCCAGCAGCACTGTGACAGCACACACAGTAACACACAGAGCCGTGGAGACGCTGAGGAATACCTCTTACCCAGCTGTAACGACACACAACGACAAGATGTGTGAGCTCAATAAAATAAGTGAGCAAGGATGGAAAAAGTCAGAGGATAACAGTCGAACCGGCACAGAGTATTCCAGAATTATTACAGACCCCAATACTGGGAAATGTTACTGCCGGGGAAAAGTTCTAGGAAAG GGAGGCTTTGCAAAGTGCTATGAAATGACCGACCTGTCTTCAAGTAAAGTCTATGCAGCCAAAATCATCCCGCATTCACGTGTGTCAAAACCGCACCAGAGAGAAAAG ATAAATCGAGAGATTGACTtgcacagagctctcagtcacaaACACATAGTGCATTTCTACCACCACTTTGAAGACAAAGACAACATCTATATTCTGTTGGAGTACTGCAGTAGAAGA TCACTGGCCCATATACTGAAGGCACGTAAAGTCCTTACAGAACCTGAAGTGAGGTATTACTTGAAACAGACAGTGTCCGCTTTAAAATACCTTCACGATTTAGAAATCCTGCATCGTGATTTGAAACTAG GCAACCTGTTTGTGAATGACTCAATGGAGCTGAAAGTGGGAGATTTTGGGCTGGCTGCCAAACTGGAGCCAGTCAGCAACAGACGCAAAACGATCTGCGGTACACCCAACTACCTGTCCCCGGAAGTGCTGAACAAACAGGGCCACGGCTGGGAGTCTGACGTGTGGGCTTTGGGCTGTGTCAT GTACACCATGCTTCTGGGTAAACCTCCATTCGAGACCACTAACCTGAAGGACACATACCGCTGTATCCGAGAGGCCCGCTACATCATCCCGGCCTCGCTCTCTCTCCCCGCCAAACAGCTCATTTCCGGCATGCTCGCACAGAACCCTGTGGACCGCCCGCACCTGGATGACATCATTCGCCATGAATTTTTCACCCAG GGCTTCATGCCAGAAACTCTGCCTGTCAGCTGCTGCCATTCTACCCCAGACTTCCACATTTCCAGTCCAGCCAAGAGCTTCTTCAAAAAGGCAGCTGCTGCTCTCTTCGGTGGCAAGAAGGACAAAGCCAAGTACTATGAAAATATAA ATCGCTTAGCCAAAGAAGAGGAAGAGATATTCAAGCTCCGTCAAGATTTCAGAAAGTCTTCCATCAGTAATCAGATTACTACACACTCATCCGAG GAAGGAGGAAATCCGTCAGCACCTACAAGAAAGCCTGTTACCCAGGCAACTGCTGGAAGGCCGCAGACAAGAGATACCATTCACTTAATTGTTAGAGGCAGCTTGGGcagctgcagcagcagcagtgaat GTCTTGAAGACAGCACCACTGGCACTGTGGCAGAGGCTGTTATTAGTGTTCTGAGAGGCTGTCTTGAACACATGCCTAAAG CGGACAGCCTTCCCAGAGGAAATGGTTGTAATAGCTTGAAGTGGGTGACTAAGTGGGTTGACTACTCCAACAAATATGGCTTTGGCTATCAGCTGTCTGACAATACAGTGGGCGTCCTTTTCAACAACGGAACACACATGAGTCTCCTCTCTGACAAGAA GACAGTTTATCAGTATGCTGCCCTCAGCCAGAGGTCTGTTTTCTCTGTTACTGAGGTTCCCGAGAATGCTGTGGCCCAGGTCACCATCCTCAAGTACTTTTCCCACTACATGGAGGAGAATTTGATGGAT GGAGGTGATATGATAAGTGAACAAGACACCCAGAAGACCAGAATATATCTTCTGCAGTGGCTGAAATCAGACAGAGCTTTATTGATGCTTTTCAACGATGGCACATTCCAG GTGAACTTCTACCACGACCACACCAAGCTCATCCTGTGCACACAGCAGGACGAATATCTGCTGACGTACATAAATGAAGAGCGAACCTCTACCACCTTCCAACTGAGCACGTTGCTCAGCACTGGGTGCACTGCGGACCTGCGGAGTCGTCTGGAGTATGCATTGAACATGCTGCTGCAGAGATGCAACTGA